Below is a genomic region from Granulicella sibirica.
ACCTTCGTAAGGCTGTATGCCGTAGTGTTTGTCACATAGCCAGCAATAGTGACTGGCGAAGACCCGATTAGCACTCCATTGCGCAGCACAACCAAGCGATGGTCCGCTGCGCTCAGAATTAGAGACACTGGGCCGGACATCGCCTTTTGGGGTTCCCAGATTGCTCCGCCTGCGTCCTCCGCCTTCGTTGCCCCCTCGCTCTGCAGCAGATCGGGAGTCGGAGCAAATCGAGGCACCGCGTCGAGGTCGGTGATCACGACAGTCATGCCGCGTGCGGTTATCCCGTATAGGAGCTTTGCAAATGAAATAGGCATCCGAATGCATCCATGGGACGCCGGGTAGCCAGGCAGGTCTCCGGCGTGCATCGCAACCCCTGACCATGTCAAGCGTTCCATGTATGGCATAGGAGCCGAGTCATAAAGGTTTGATTTGTGATGTATCTGTTTCTGCAAGATGGTAAAGACGCCCGTAGGTGTTTGATGGCCAGGCTTGCCCGTCGAAACTGTGGCGACGCCTATAAGCACCCCATTGCGATACACATAGACACGTTGCGTTTGTAGGCTGATTACGGCAAGTACTGGGCCAGATGGCGCAATCAGTGGCGCCCAAAGATACTGTCCTGGCCTTAGCGACTTTATGCCATCCGCCAGATTGGAAGTCAACGGTCTTGAGTCCTGTGCCCGAACCAATGTTGCACATGTGCCGTGTGCAACAAGACTGCCAGCGATATTCCACATAAGCGTCCGTCTCGATTTTCCCAAATCCATACTCCATATCCGACTTTGTCGGTCGATCAACACTTGAGATTGCTGAGGTCATCGAAAGCCGGCAGGGCGGCCAAGACGAGCAGAATCACCGCTAATGGAACCGTAAACAGGAAGCCCATGTGCCGAAATCCCAGCGCACCAACAACGCCCCCGCTAAAGAACAATCCGATCAGTGATGCCAAAAGACTCAGTTTTACTAAATCCACGTCTGCCAAAGGCGGGG
It encodes:
- a CDS encoding L,D-transpeptidase; its protein translation is MDLGKSRRTLMWNIAGSLVAHGTCATLVRAQDSRPLTSNLADGIKSLRPGQYLWAPLIAPSGPVLAVISLQTQRVYVYRNGVLIGVATVSTGKPGHQTPTGVFTILQKQIHHKSNLYDSAPMPYMERLTWSGVAMHAGDLPGYPASHGCIRMPISFAKLLYGITARGMTVVITDLDAVPRFAPTPDLLQSEGATKAEDAGGAIWEPQKAMSGPVSLILSAADHRLVVLRNGVLIGSSPVTIAGYVTNTTAYSLTKVDQEGTTGCNCRYRVSLLKQIVRCRCRNEDV